The following proteins come from a genomic window of Acinetobacter baumannii:
- a CDS encoding dihydrodipicolinate synthase family protein, which yields MSLDLRGLTPAPVTPFTRDGQVDHNAIQRLGSWLGSIDGVKGLVVLGHAGEGTFLSQKEQMQVIESFVKSVDDKIPVIAGITLEGTSVAAEEAKRAVSAGASAGLIYPSHGWLRFGYQKGAPQDRYKAIYEESGLPSILFQYPDATKATYDLDTLLDISAQPGVFAMKNGVRNMRRWDVEIPIIRRERPDLQVLTCHDEYLLHTMFDVDGALVGYGNIAPELLIEMIKAGKAKDYAKARAIHDQLLPVTRNVYHRGSHMEGTVALKHALVARGILDHATVRSPLLPLADGAEQEIHDAMRQAGIGKVDLTQAVA from the coding sequence ATGAGTTTAGATTTACGTGGATTAACCCCAGCACCTGTGACTCCTTTTACCCGTGACGGACAAGTAGACCATAATGCAATTCAACGTTTAGGTTCATGGTTAGGCAGTATTGATGGTGTGAAAGGCTTGGTTGTTCTTGGGCATGCAGGTGAAGGAACATTCTTGTCGCAAAAAGAACAAATGCAGGTCATCGAAAGCTTTGTTAAATCGGTAGATGACAAAATTCCGGTAATCGCTGGGATTACACTCGAAGGTACTTCGGTTGCAGCAGAAGAAGCAAAACGTGCAGTCAGCGCAGGTGCTTCGGCAGGTTTAATTTACCCTTCACATGGCTGGTTGCGTTTTGGCTATCAAAAAGGTGCACCGCAAGATCGCTATAAAGCAATTTATGAAGAAAGTGGTTTGCCATCTATTTTATTCCAATATCCAGATGCAACGAAGGCCACTTATGACCTAGACACTCTACTCGATATTTCTGCACAGCCAGGCGTGTTTGCCATGAAAAATGGTGTGCGTAACATGCGCCGCTGGGATGTCGAAATTCCAATTATTCGCCGTGAACGTCCAGACTTACAGGTGTTGACGTGCCACGATGAATATTTGCTTCACACCATGTTTGATGTAGACGGCGCTTTGGTTGGCTACGGCAACATTGCCCCTGAATTGTTAATTGAAATGATTAAAGCAGGTAAAGCCAAAGATTATGCAAAAGCACGTGCTATTCACGACCAATTATTACCAGTAACTCGCAATGTCTATCACCGTGGTTCACACATGGAAGGTACGGTCGCGCTGAAACATGCACTGGTTGCTCGCGGAATTTTGGACCATGCCACTGTGCGTTCACCTCTGCTTCCACTTGCAGATGGTGCTGAGCAAGAAATTCATGATGCAATGCGTCAAGCCGGAATTGGCAAGGTCGATTTAACCCAAGCCGTTGCTTAA
- a CDS encoding LysR family transcriptional regulator: MNYELWKIFLDAVELGSLSKVAMLHNTNQPQISRQMNELEAQCGGRLFNRTGRGVELTDLGQHLLPKIRSWLNVTDQLNNEILHSTDTPIGTVRIASLPSTAHPLLSTLYKVLQEKYPLIKLSVREGQGVHLEKWLEDGSVDLAILYRFNPTPKQGDVYLTQADTYLVGCEGDALTQASEVDFKAINQLPLVTFCRPSNWRNFLDHMAYENGVELNIVFEADSISLQTHLVSESRMYTMLGPQALKKASQYTSIQAAKIINPALKRYISLSISKNGYLTPACKAVMEEIRNLADLL; this comes from the coding sequence ATGAATTATGAATTATGGAAAATATTTTTAGACGCGGTGGAACTCGGTAGTTTAAGCAAAGTCGCCATGCTGCATAACACCAACCAACCGCAAATCAGTCGGCAAATGAACGAGCTTGAAGCGCAATGTGGCGGACGTTTGTTTAACCGAACTGGCCGCGGCGTCGAGCTGACCGATTTAGGCCAACATTTACTTCCTAAAATTCGTTCATGGCTGAACGTGACCGATCAACTCAATAATGAAATTTTGCACTCGACCGATACCCCAATTGGTACGGTGCGCATAGCTAGTTTGCCGTCTACTGCACATCCGTTGTTATCGACTTTATATAAAGTGCTTCAAGAGAAATATCCCTTAATTAAACTGTCGGTGCGTGAGGGGCAAGGGGTACATTTAGAAAAATGGCTCGAAGATGGCAGCGTCGATTTAGCTATTCTTTATCGCTTTAACCCAACGCCTAAACAGGGCGATGTTTACCTTACCCAAGCCGATACCTATTTGGTCGGCTGCGAAGGAGATGCACTCACTCAGGCCAGTGAAGTCGACTTTAAAGCAATCAATCAGTTGCCGCTGGTCACCTTTTGCAGGCCAAGTAACTGGCGCAATTTTTTAGACCACATGGCCTATGAAAATGGGGTAGAACTAAACATTGTGTTTGAAGCCGACTCGATTAGTTTGCAAACCCATTTGGTTTCCGAGTCTCGCATGTATACCATGCTGGGGCCGCAAGCTTTAAAAAAAGCCAGCCAATACACCTCAATTCAAGCTGCAAAAATTATTAATCCCGCGCTCAAGCGTTATATTTCTTTGTCTATTTCTAAAAATGGCTATTTAACGCCTGCATGTAAGGCGGTGATGGAAGAAATTAGAAATCTTGCTGATTTGCTTTAA
- a CDS encoding type VI secretion system Vgr family protein, which produces MLNNIFDFLDKIGFASQKRALHIYFTNPEINNQVFLQRIDGFHSINEGLSAELICLSINPYISLKQFIGSQVAVEQVTDSGKLFRTTGIITGASQGQSDGALCLYKLTMQDATSLWYKRRNSRVFMNKSAVEIIEIIFKEWQNKSSLFAASLQLDSSGLTKNYDIRPFSMQSNESDYAYLTRLMREEGINWLIDESESMVLSNSQTIEPQKLRLIDHNNEYKVLERRAIRYHRSDATEQNDSITSFIAQRQLQPTAIHLQRWQADNLSQEDASGSVLSAHQHSSQRDNESLSLEQAWTIAPAWITDLNGEDQATTSSNSQIEKLNKQLNQYQALQAKYFIARSSVRDAQVGYWFKLNEHPELERNHESSDKEFLILSKRFYNQNNLPKDIRDQVEQLLSLSHWQVSHDRAQERQANELMVVRRYIDIVPEFDPLIHRPSAHVQRAKVVGLDGEEIHVDEWGRIKVRFLFTRTDDHQHDGGAGSNDNDTDSAWVDVLTPWAGEGYGARFLPRVGEIVVIDFFDGNIDRPFVTGRVHEGQRSPTKFDIKGQLPDTKKLSGIRTKEVSGSGFNQLRFDDTTGQISTQLHSSHGASQLNLGNLSYPKDSATSEGWGEGFELRTDQWGAVRAGDGLLISTYKQKNAAHDALNLEQTIADLKTHKEWNTVLEDNVKEHKVMALDALATLTKSIEALEAAGKETEVQTLKEAIIILTSPADITLNSSKNIFLQSQSNTHISAKENINLMSDQNTVLASQKKLSLFSYEDFMQIISAKGKLEIQTHEKSIEMIANEVVKILSVKSNIELTSPEEITLTAKESQIKINGSGVFITTNGKFEVKAGQHVFLSGAKADLPKLTWSFKEKTASCMKNASESHEAFVGFEG; this is translated from the coding sequence ATGTTGAATAATATTTTTGATTTCTTAGACAAGATTGGTTTTGCTTCACAAAAACGGGCTCTACATATTTATTTTACTAATCCTGAAATAAATAATCAGGTTTTTTTACAACGTATTGATGGCTTTCATTCTATAAATGAAGGGCTTTCTGCTGAGCTTATTTGCTTATCAATAAACCCTTATATTTCTTTAAAACAATTTATTGGATCCCAAGTTGCCGTAGAACAAGTAACAGATTCAGGTAAATTATTTAGAACTACAGGAATTATCACAGGGGCGAGTCAAGGGCAAAGTGATGGCGCACTTTGTTTATATAAACTGACTATGCAAGATGCGACAAGTTTATGGTACAAACGACGTAATAGTCGGGTGTTTATGAATAAAAGTGCAGTAGAAATTATTGAGATTATTTTTAAAGAATGGCAAAACAAAAGTTCGTTATTTGCCGCAAGTTTACAACTAGATAGCAGTGGCTTAACTAAGAATTATGATATTCGACCTTTTTCTATGCAGTCGAATGAAAGTGATTATGCGTATTTAACCCGTCTCATGCGGGAAGAGGGTATCAACTGGTTAATTGATGAATCAGAGTCTATGGTCTTGAGTAATAGCCAGACGATTGAGCCTCAAAAACTACGCCTTATTGATCATAATAATGAATATAAAGTCTTAGAGCGTCGAGCTATTCGCTATCATAGAAGCGATGCAACTGAACAAAATGACAGTATTACCAGTTTTATTGCACAAAGACAGCTGCAGCCCACGGCAATCCATCTTCAACGTTGGCAAGCAGATAACTTAAGTCAAGAAGATGCAAGTGGTAGTGTTTTAAGCGCACATCAGCATAGTTCACAACGTGATAATGAAAGTTTAAGTCTTGAACAGGCATGGACAATTGCACCTGCTTGGATTACGGACTTAAACGGAGAAGATCAGGCAACCACTTCAAGCAATAGTCAGATTGAAAAACTAAATAAACAATTAAATCAATATCAAGCTTTGCAGGCAAAGTATTTTATTGCTCGAAGCAGCGTACGAGATGCTCAAGTTGGTTATTGGTTCAAGTTAAATGAACATCCTGAACTTGAAAGAAATCATGAAAGTTCTGATAAAGAGTTTTTGATTTTAAGTAAGCGGTTTTATAACCAGAACAATTTACCAAAAGATATACGTGATCAAGTTGAACAACTATTAAGTTTGAGCCATTGGCAAGTCAGCCATGATCGAGCGCAAGAACGTCAAGCCAATGAACTCATGGTTGTACGCCGCTATATCGATATTGTTCCAGAGTTTGACCCATTAATACATCGTCCCTCGGCTCATGTGCAACGGGCCAAAGTAGTGGGTTTAGATGGAGAAGAAATTCATGTAGATGAATGGGGGCGTATCAAGGTTCGTTTTTTATTCACCCGTACCGATGACCATCAACATGATGGAGGTGCAGGAAGCAATGACAATGATACTGACTCGGCTTGGGTAGATGTATTAACGCCATGGGCAGGGGAAGGATACGGTGCACGCTTTTTGCCACGAGTGGGTGAAATCGTTGTAATTGACTTTTTTGATGGAAATATTGATCGTCCATTTGTTACAGGGCGAGTCCATGAAGGGCAACGGTCGCCTACCAAATTTGATATTAAAGGCCAGCTACCGGATACCAAAAAGTTAAGTGGTATTCGTACTAAAGAAGTAAGTGGGTCTGGTTTTAACCAACTTCGGTTTGATGATACGACTGGGCAAATTAGTACTCAGCTCCATAGTAGCCATGGGGCAAGTCAATTAAATTTAGGTAACTTAAGTTATCCTAAAGACAGCGCGACAAGCGAAGGCTGGGGAGAAGGCTTTGAACTCAGAACTGATCAATGGGGAGCCGTACGCGCAGGTGACGGTTTACTGATTTCAACATATAAACAAAAAAATGCAGCTCATGATGCGCTTAATTTAGAGCAGACAATTGCTGATTTAAAAACACATAAAGAATGGAATACAGTTCTAGAAGATAATGTAAAAGAACATAAAGTCATGGCACTAGATGCTTTAGCAACATTAACAAAAAGTATTGAGGCTTTAGAGGCAGCAGGTAAAGAGACAGAAGTACAAACGTTAAAAGAAGCGATTATTATTCTAACGAGTCCAGCAGATATTACCTTAAACTCATCTAAAAATATTTTTCTTCAAAGCCAGTCAAATACCCATATTTCAGCTAAAGAAAATATTAATTTAATGAGTGATCAAAATACGGTTTTAGCAAGTCAAAAGAAATTAAGTCTTTTTTCTTATGAAGACTTTATGCAAATTATTAGTGCCAAAGGAAAGTTAGAAATACAAACTCATGAAAAATCAATTGAAATGATTGCAAATGAGGTTGTTAAGATTTTGTCTGTTAAATCCAATATTGAACTTACT